From a single Shewanella denitrificans OS217 genomic region:
- the rlmD gene encoding 23S rRNA (uracil(1939)-C(5))-methyltransferase RlmD encodes MAQFFKEKANKSKQLSPKLSLNVTQLDHLGAGMAQHQGKVVFIPQALPGERVSVQLTDQKKSFAKAKLIKIEQQSPERADASCPHYGHCGGCDLQHLALDAQQNHKQQSLNELMVKFSGSPVIDPQVQAAPLVSPPWHYRRRARLATYFNNNDKSLKLGFRALSSKQIVPIKQCPVLAEPLSALINPFSLLLARLKAKASLGHLELTQADNGTFAVLRVTKVLPAADIRALASFALTQGINLLLQDDSGALTDVMTMAPAEDEGATQVEQSALTLPEYALSQGQVSCQFTPGNFVQVNAEVNQRMVEQAVNWLDLQVGERVLDLFCGVGNFSLALANRGQNLDGLEVIGVEGVPEMVQQARENAKRNNLANLSFYHADLSADLSNEKWLGKIDKLLLDPARAGAFESLQWLQKMKPKKVVYVSCNPASLARDSSVLLSQGYQLKQLSMIDMFPQTHHIEAMALFEIAT; translated from the coding sequence ATGGCGCAATTTTTTAAAGAAAAAGCGAATAAATCTAAACAGCTATCCCCTAAGCTTAGTCTAAACGTCACTCAACTTGATCATCTTGGCGCAGGCATGGCCCAACATCAGGGTAAAGTGGTATTTATTCCTCAGGCTTTGCCAGGTGAGCGGGTATCGGTGCAATTGACCGACCAAAAAAAGAGTTTTGCTAAGGCGAAACTGATTAAAATAGAGCAGCAAAGCCCTGAGCGGGCCGATGCCAGCTGCCCCCATTACGGTCACTGCGGCGGGTGTGATTTGCAGCACTTAGCCCTGGATGCCCAGCAAAATCATAAGCAGCAGAGCTTAAATGAATTGATGGTGAAGTTTTCTGGAAGCCCTGTTATTGACCCACAAGTGCAAGCAGCACCTTTAGTGTCCCCGCCTTGGCATTATCGCCGCCGCGCGCGTTTAGCCACTTACTTTAACAACAACGACAAGAGCTTAAAATTGGGCTTTCGCGCCCTCAGTAGCAAGCAAATCGTACCCATTAAACAATGCCCCGTATTGGCCGAGCCATTATCGGCACTGATCAACCCGTTTTCCCTATTACTGGCGCGCCTTAAAGCCAAGGCAAGTCTAGGCCATCTCGAATTAACCCAAGCCGATAACGGCACCTTTGCGGTATTAAGGGTGACTAAAGTGTTGCCTGCGGCCGACATTCGGGCCTTGGCAAGCTTTGCCCTAACTCAGGGCATTAATCTGTTGCTGCAAGATGACAGCGGCGCCCTAACCGATGTGATGACTATGGCGCCTGCTGAAGACGAGGGGGCTACCCAAGTTGAACAATCAGCACTAACCTTGCCGGAGTATGCTTTGAGTCAAGGCCAAGTCAGTTGCCAATTTACCCCGGGTAACTTTGTGCAGGTCAATGCCGAGGTTAATCAGCGCATGGTGGAGCAAGCGGTCAATTGGCTTGATCTTCAAGTGGGAGAGCGAGTATTAGATTTATTCTGCGGCGTGGGGAATTTCAGTTTAGCGCTGGCAAACCGAGGCCAGAACCTAGATGGGCTAGAAGTCATTGGGGTAGAAGGCGTGCCCGAAATGGTGCAGCAAGCTCGGGAGAACGCCAAGCGCAATAATCTGGCGAACTTAAGCTTTTATCATGCTGACTTAAGTGCTGACCTTTCAAATGAAAAATGGCTTGGGAAAATCGATAAGCTATTATTAGACCCCGCCAGAGCCGGCGCGTTTGAAAGCTTGCAATGGCTACAGAAAATGAAACCTAAAAAAGTGGTTTATGTGTCTTGTAACCCAGCAAGCTTAGCCCGTGACTCTAGCGTGCTGCTCAGCCAAGGTTACCAGCTTAAGCAGTTGTCCATGATAGACATGTTCCCGCAGACGCACCACATTGAAGCTATGGCGCTATTTGAAATTGCCACTTAA
- the eno gene encoding phosphopyruvate hydratase, which produces MANIINVIGREIMDSRGNPTVEAEVHLAGGFIGMAAAPSGASTGSREALELRDGDKSRYLGKGVLNAVANINGVIKAALMGKDAAAQAELDQIMIDLDGTENKDKLGANAILAVSLAAAKAAAMSKGIPLYAHIAELNGTPGVYSMPVPMMNIINGGEHADNNVDIQEFMVQPVGAKNFREALRMGAEIFHSLKKVLQSKGLSTAVGDEGGFAPNLASNAEALAVIKVAVEEAGYKLGTDVTLALDCAATEFYKDGKYDLAGEGKVFDSNGFSDFLKSLADQYPIVSIEDGLDESDWEGWAYQTKIMGDKIQLVGDDLFVTNTKILTRGIENNIANSILIKFNQIGSLTETLAAIRMAKEAGYTAVISHRSGETEDSTIADLAVGTAAGQIKTGSLCRSDRVAKYNQLLRIEEQLGEKAPYRGLKEIKGQA; this is translated from the coding sequence ATGGCTAACATTATTAACGTCATTGGTCGCGAAATCATGGATTCTCGTGGTAACCCAACGGTTGAAGCAGAAGTGCATTTAGCCGGTGGTTTTATCGGTATGGCTGCTGCGCCATCGGGCGCCTCTACCGGTAGCCGTGAAGCCTTAGAATTGCGAGATGGTGATAAGAGCCGTTACTTAGGTAAAGGTGTGCTTAACGCCGTTGCCAACATCAATGGCGTCATCAAAGCGGCCTTAATGGGTAAAGATGCTGCGGCTCAAGCTGAGCTTGATCAAATCATGATCGATTTGGATGGCACGGAAAATAAAGACAAGTTAGGCGCCAACGCGATTCTTGCTGTGTCGCTTGCAGCGGCAAAAGCGGCGGCTATGTCAAAAGGCATTCCTTTGTATGCTCATATCGCAGAATTGAATGGCACTCCTGGGGTTTACTCTATGCCTGTGCCTATGATGAACATTATCAATGGTGGTGAGCACGCCGATAACAACGTCGATATTCAAGAGTTTATGGTGCAGCCTGTTGGCGCTAAAAATTTCCGTGAAGCCTTACGTATGGGCGCGGAAATTTTCCACAGTCTTAAGAAAGTACTGCAAAGCAAAGGCCTAAGCACGGCAGTGGGTGATGAAGGTGGTTTTGCACCTAACCTTGCTTCAAACGCTGAAGCCCTAGCGGTAATTAAAGTGGCGGTGGAAGAAGCTGGCTACAAGCTTGGCACAGACGTGACCTTAGCCCTTGATTGCGCGGCCACTGAATTCTACAAAGATGGCAAGTATGACTTAGCCGGCGAAGGTAAAGTCTTTGACTCAAATGGTTTTTCTGACTTCTTAAAGTCGTTAGCTGACCAATACCCCATCGTGTCTATCGAAGATGGCCTTGATGAATCAGATTGGGAAGGCTGGGCGTACCAGACTAAAATCATGGGCGACAAGATCCAGTTAGTGGGCGACGATTTATTCGTGACCAACACCAAAATCTTAACCCGTGGTATTGAGAACAATATCGCTAACTCTATCTTAATCAAATTTAACCAGATTGGTTCCTTGACTGAGACACTGGCAGCCATTCGCATGGCGAAAGAAGCGGGCTATACGGCTGTGATTTCACACCGTAGTGGTGAAACTGAAGACTCGACCATTGCCGATCTTGCCGTAGGCACAGCAGCGGGCCAAATCAAGACAGGTTCTCTGTGTCGCTCCGATCGCGTGGCTAAGTACAACCAATTGCTGCGCATCGAAGAGCAGTTAGGTGAGAAAGCCCCATACCGTGGTTTGAAAGAGATCAAAGGCCAAGCATAA
- the mazG gene encoding nucleoside triphosphate pyrophosphohydrolase, with the protein MSTEQTVNLQPLLAIMEKLRDPATGCPWDLAQRFDTIVPFTLEEAYEVADAIEQGDLAHLPDELGDLLFQVVFYCQLGKEQGLFDFATVVERISDKLIRRHPHVFGPMQDESAASGVKPELNTQALNAAWEATKAQERQQKQLLSVLDDIPKALPALTRAVKIQKRVAKLGFDWPELEPVVAKIHEEIDEVMVEARLLDSDPETYFPKVKDEMGDLLFAVVNLARHLGVDPESALRQGNHKFEQRFRGVEALAAASGKAMQAHTLAELDGYWDQVKAGLKAAHKE; encoded by the coding sequence ATGAGCACCGAGCAAACAGTGAATTTACAGCCTTTACTGGCAATAATGGAGAAACTTAGGGATCCGGCTACAGGCTGCCCTTGGGATCTGGCCCAGCGCTTTGACACTATAGTGCCATTCACCTTAGAAGAAGCATATGAAGTCGCCGATGCCATAGAGCAAGGTGACCTAGCTCATCTGCCCGATGAATTGGGTGACTTGTTATTTCAAGTGGTGTTTTATTGCCAGCTTGGCAAAGAGCAAGGCCTGTTCGATTTTGCGACTGTGGTCGAGCGCATTAGTGACAAGCTTATTCGCCGCCATCCCCATGTGTTTGGCCCTATGCAAGATGAGTCTGCCGCTAGTGGTGTTAAGCCTGAGCTGAATACTCAAGCACTCAACGCTGCTTGGGAAGCGACTAAAGCCCAAGAGCGTCAGCAAAAGCAGTTACTGTCAGTGCTTGATGACATCCCTAAGGCTTTGCCAGCCTTAACTCGCGCGGTAAAAATTCAAAAACGTGTGGCTAAGCTGGGATTCGATTGGCCAGAGCTTGAACCTGTGGTGGCCAAAATCCACGAAGAAATTGATGAAGTCATGGTGGAGGCACGCCTACTTGACAGCGACCCTGAAACTTATTTTCCTAAAGTGAAAGATGAAATGGGGGACTTGTTGTTTGCCGTGGTGAATCTTGCTCGCCATTTAGGGGTCGACCCCGAATCTGCATTACGTCAAGGAAATCACAAATTCGAGCAGCGTTTTCGCGGTGTCGAAGCCTTGGCCGCCGCCAGTGGCAAAGCCATGCAAGCCCATACGTTGGCCGAGCTCGATGGCTATTGGGATCAAGTTAAGGCAGGTTTAAAGGCGGCTCATAAGGAATAA
- a CDS encoding YjaG family protein: protein MTNKQGFFKRLKALSLPQKQLFSIALCQRMLPNYQLFSEVCEFGEPKVLSTALELLWQSQYDKKLKFNIDVHLQRLEDNTPDPSQFEAYGVYPAMDAAVGIGMLMAAIDGKNEEDIINISKLSSSTVANYIEAISDVSLADDALDDYVFAHEVMQEEKELQDALLAIIEANPDINAELVKGLRKDVIEAGVSNIGISL, encoded by the coding sequence ATGACCAATAAACAAGGTTTTTTCAAACGCCTTAAAGCCCTCTCGCTGCCACAGAAGCAACTTTTTTCTATCGCCCTGTGCCAGCGCATGCTGCCTAACTATCAACTTTTTAGTGAAGTCTGTGAGTTTGGTGAGCCAAAAGTATTATCTACCGCCTTAGAATTGTTATGGCAGTCTCAGTACGACAAGAAACTTAAGTTTAATATAGACGTGCATCTACAGCGCCTCGAAGACAACACCCCTGATCCGAGTCAATTTGAAGCTTATGGTGTCTATCCCGCCATGGATGCTGCGGTCGGTATTGGTATGTTGATGGCCGCTATTGATGGCAAAAATGAAGAAGACATCATTAATATCAGTAAATTATCATCGAGCACTGTGGCCAACTATATTGAAGCCATTAGCGATGTTAGCCTAGCCGATGATGCCTTGGATGACTATGTGTTTGCCCACGAAGTGATGCAAGAAGAAAAAGAACTGCAAGATGCCTTATTAGCTATCATAGAAGCGAATCCTGATATCAATGCCGAGCTTGTCAAAGGCCTGCGCAAAGATGTCATCGAAGCGGGTGTGTCTAATATCGGCATCAGCTTATAA
- a CDS encoding CTP synthase, which yields MTTRYIFVTGGVVSSLGKGIAAASLAAILEARGLNVTIMKLDPYINVDPGTMSPTQHGEVFVTEDGAETDLDLGHYERFIRTKMNRRNNFTTGRIYEEVLRKERRGDYLGATIQVIPHITNAIKERVIAGGEGHDVAIVEIGGTVGDIESLPFLESIRQLGAELGRDRTLFMHLTLVPFLGAAGEIKTKPTQHSVKELRSIGIAPDVLVCRGDRAVPANERAKISLFCNVEERAVISLKDVDSIYKIPALLRSQGLDELVIKRFNIDCKEADLSEWENVIYQEANPNGEVTIGMVGKYIELPDAYKSVNEALKHAGLKNRVTVNIKYIDSQTVEAKGDEVLQGLDGILVPGGFGERGVEGKILAAKFARENKLPYFGICLGMQVALIEFARNVAGMADAHSTEFNPASPFPVVGLITEWIDEDGQLELRHEESDLGGTMRLGAQLCHLKEGTKAAEAYKGNTCVERHRHRYEVNNNYVDRLEKAGLIFSGLSSDRKLVEMIELAEHPWFVAGQFHPEFTSTPRDGHPLFEGFIAASLSHQKRILG from the coding sequence ATGACTACAAGATATATATTCGTTACTGGTGGTGTGGTTTCATCACTAGGAAAAGGTATTGCAGCAGCATCGCTCGCAGCAATTTTAGAGGCTCGGGGCCTAAACGTAACTATCATGAAGCTGGACCCCTATATCAACGTCGATCCGGGTACCATGAGCCCGACTCAGCACGGTGAAGTGTTCGTTACCGAAGACGGCGCTGAGACTGACTTAGACTTAGGTCATTATGAGCGTTTCATCCGTACCAAGATGAACCGTCGTAATAACTTCACCACGGGTCGTATTTACGAAGAAGTCTTACGTAAAGAGCGTCGTGGCGATTACTTAGGCGCCACCATTCAGGTTATTCCGCATATCACCAATGCCATTAAAGAGAGAGTCATCGCGGGCGGCGAAGGTCATGATGTGGCTATCGTTGAGATTGGCGGCACTGTGGGTGATATCGAGTCATTGCCATTCCTTGAGTCAATTCGTCAATTAGGTGCTGAGCTTGGACGTGATCGCACCTTATTTATGCATTTGACCTTAGTGCCTTTCTTAGGCGCTGCCGGTGAAATTAAAACTAAGCCAACCCAGCATTCTGTAAAAGAGTTACGTTCAATCGGTATCGCACCTGACGTACTGGTTTGCCGTGGCGATCGCGCTGTGCCTGCTAACGAAAGAGCGAAAATCTCGCTATTTTGTAACGTAGAAGAACGTGCGGTTATCTCACTAAAAGACGTGGATAGCATCTACAAGATCCCTGCACTGTTGCGCTCACAAGGCTTAGATGAATTAGTGATAAAGCGTTTCAACATAGATTGCAAAGAAGCGGATCTTTCTGAGTGGGAAAACGTTATTTATCAAGAAGCTAACCCAAATGGTGAAGTAACCATAGGTATGGTTGGCAAGTACATTGAATTGCCTGATGCCTATAAGTCAGTCAACGAAGCCTTAAAGCATGCGGGCCTTAAAAACCGCGTGACTGTGAACATCAAATATATTGATTCACAAACCGTAGAAGCCAAAGGCGATGAAGTTTTACAAGGCTTGGATGGTATTCTAGTGCCAGGTGGCTTTGGTGAGCGCGGCGTTGAAGGTAAAATCCTGGCGGCCAAGTTTGCCCGTGAAAACAAGCTGCCATACTTTGGTATTTGTTTAGGCATGCAAGTGGCGTTAATCGAGTTTGCTCGTAACGTGGCTGGCATGGCGGATGCTCATTCAACTGAATTTAACCCAGCATCACCGTTCCCGGTTGTGGGCCTTATCACAGAATGGATAGATGAAGATGGCCAGCTTGAGCTGCGTCATGAAGAGTCTGATTTAGGCGGCACTATGCGTTTAGGCGCGCAGTTATGTCACCTTAAAGAAGGCACTAAAGCGGCCGAGGCTTATAAGGGTAATACCTGTGTCGAGCGTCACCGTCATCGCTATGAAGTGAACAATAATTATGTCGACAGGCTTGAGAAAGCGGGCTTAATATTCAGCGGCTTATCTTCAGATCGTAAGCTGGTTGAGATGATAGAACTTGCGGAGCACCCTTGGTTTGTTGCCGGTCAATTCCACCCTGAATTCACCTCAACACCTCGTGATGGCCACCCACTATTTGAAGGCTTCATTGCTGCTTCGTTGAGCCATCAGAAACGTATCTTAGGTTAA
- the relA gene encoding GTP diphosphokinase — translation MVSVREAHFNSPDFQLDEWVARYIEHPEDAQIVLKLITELETLGFESNAERQEVMERAREMIEILAPLNMDIETLQASLLFVLLDAGKLTELKVEEDYGPRLGSLVSSVVTMNAIGALKASKDNRSGEPQIDNIRKMLLAMVEDVRAVVIKLAERVCLLRAVKNADEETRVLLAREIADIYAPLANRLGIGQLKWELEDLSFRYLHPNTYKDIAKQLDGKRLDRETFIDKFVTQLQQRLDADDIRAKVYGRPKHIYSIWRKMKGKDLKFDELFDVRAVRIVTDRLQDCYGALGVVHTLWHHIPREFDDYVANPKPNGYQSIHTVVVGPEGKTVEIQIRTEAMHQDAELGVAAHWKYKEGPQAGKQSGYEEKINWLRKILQWQEDVAESGNLVDEVRSQVFEDRVYVFTPTGEVVDLPLGSTVLDFAYYVHSQVGHKCIGAKVDGRIVPFTYQVQTGERIEIITSKHPNPKRDWLNPNLGYIKSSRSRSKIQHWFKQQDRDKNIPAGKEMLETELSRIALKLKDAQVAVERFNLNSMDDMLAALGGGDLKLNQVVNFIESKVRKTPDSEQELVEEIIKKAQPRKGKSGKGQVEVNGVGNLLSHIARCCQPVPGDEIFGYITMGRGISVHRSDCEQVKELMRVHPERAVDVIWGENYSGGYRLRVRVVAHDRSGLLRDITTVLAAEKSNVMAMSSSSDIKTQTATVELELELYNLDGLARVMAKLTQVEGVIESRRL, via the coding sequence ATGGTCTCTGTTCGTGAAGCACACTTTAATTCGCCGGATTTTCAATTAGATGAGTGGGTTGCCCGCTATATTGAACATCCCGAGGATGCGCAAATTGTACTTAAGCTCATCACTGAGTTAGAGACGCTTGGCTTTGAATCAAACGCCGAGCGACAAGAAGTGATGGAGCGTGCTCGCGAAATGATAGAGATTTTAGCGCCGCTTAACATGGACATAGAAACCCTGCAGGCCTCGCTGCTGTTCGTGCTGCTGGATGCGGGCAAATTGACTGAACTTAAAGTCGAAGAAGATTATGGCCCAAGACTTGGGAGTTTAGTCTCAAGCGTTGTGACCATGAATGCCATCGGCGCCTTGAAAGCCAGCAAAGATAATCGCTCCGGCGAGCCGCAAATCGATAACATCCGCAAGATGCTGCTGGCTATGGTTGAAGATGTACGCGCTGTGGTGATTAAACTTGCCGAGCGCGTGTGTTTGCTTAGGGCTGTTAAAAACGCCGATGAAGAAACACGAGTGCTTCTGGCCCGAGAAATTGCCGACATTTATGCGCCTCTGGCTAACCGCTTAGGCATAGGTCAGCTCAAATGGGAGCTTGAAGACCTCTCCTTTCGCTATCTGCACCCAAACACTTACAAAGACATCGCCAAGCAGCTGGATGGTAAACGCCTCGATCGAGAAACCTTCATCGATAAGTTTGTGACTCAGTTGCAGCAAAGATTAGATGCCGATGACATTCGCGCCAAGGTCTATGGCAGACCGAAACACATCTACAGCATTTGGCGCAAGATGAAGGGCAAAGATCTAAAATTTGATGAACTGTTTGATGTGCGCGCCGTGCGCATCGTCACCGATCGTCTGCAAGATTGTTATGGTGCGTTAGGTGTCGTGCATACCCTTTGGCATCATATTCCCCGCGAGTTTGATGACTATGTGGCTAACCCTAAACCTAATGGCTATCAATCTATCCATACCGTGGTGGTAGGCCCAGAAGGCAAGACGGTAGAAATCCAAATTCGCACCGAAGCCATGCATCAAGATGCAGAGCTTGGGGTGGCCGCTCACTGGAAATACAAAGAAGGCCCGCAAGCGGGTAAGCAAAGCGGCTATGAAGAAAAAATTAACTGGCTGCGTAAGATTTTGCAGTGGCAAGAAGATGTGGCCGAAAGTGGCAACTTGGTGGATGAAGTGCGCAGCCAAGTGTTTGAAGACAGAGTCTATGTCTTTACCCCAACAGGTGAGGTGGTGGACTTACCCTTAGGCTCAACCGTGCTGGATTTCGCCTATTATGTTCACTCCCAAGTGGGGCATAAGTGTATTGGCGCTAAGGTCGATGGCCGTATCGTGCCCTTTACGTACCAAGTGCAAACCGGTGAGCGCATCGAAATTATCACCTCTAAGCACCCCAATCCTAAGCGCGACTGGCTAAACCCAAATCTTGGTTATATTAAGTCGTCTCGTTCACGCTCCAAAATTCAGCATTGGTTTAAACAGCAAGATAGGGATAAAAACATTCCAGCGGGCAAGGAAATGTTGGAGACAGAGTTATCCCGCATTGCCCTTAAGCTTAAAGATGCCCAAGTGGCGGTGGAGCGCTTTAATTTAAACAGCATGGATGACATGTTGGCGGCGCTTGGCGGCGGCGATCTAAAGTTAAACCAAGTGGTTAACTTTATTGAAAGTAAAGTGCGTAAGACGCCGGATAGTGAACAAGAGTTAGTCGAAGAAATCATCAAAAAAGCCCAACCTCGCAAGGGTAAGAGCGGTAAAGGCCAAGTGGAAGTTAATGGGGTAGGTAATTTACTGAGCCATATTGCCCGCTGTTGTCAGCCTGTGCCTGGGGATGAAATCTTTGGCTATATCACCATGGGCCGCGGCATTTCCGTGCATCGCAGCGATTGCGAGCAAGTTAAAGAGCTAATGCGCGTTCACCCAGAGCGTGCCGTCGATGTGATTTGGGGGGAAAACTACTCAGGGGGCTACCGTCTTAGGGTCCGCGTGGTAGCCCATGATAGAAGTGGTTTACTGCGAGACATCACGACAGTGTTAGCGGCGGAGAAATCCAACGTAATGGCCATGAGTTCATCTTCAGATATCAAGACCCAAACGGCCACGGTAGAGCTGGAATTGGAGCTCTATAACCTCGATGGACTAGCCCGGGTAATGGCAAAGCTTACTCAAGTGGAAGGGGTGATTGAGTCGCGGCGCTTATAA
- the barA gene encoding two-component sensor histidine kinase BarA yields the protein MKSANNLTKYSLRSWVLVLALAPTVLVGILLGSYFTINRFYELEETLIAQGRSIVEPLAIASEFGLLADNREVTKRLLSASQLSNSALIRSIAIFDIQNHLFVTSHYHKDFESMRYKEALERLNPDEFETLEDSLIIRMPIVSNTGKAGINLFAQTGTASPNAHPGTSQAVPAASMETKEGQQLLGYIAILLNKENALLEQHRAAIAAFVIVLIGVQFNLFFTFRLVKHVNFPITEMVRVVAKIREGKLDARLDGNLIGELDLLKRGINAMAGSLSEYHDEMQQNIDQATFDLRETLEQIEIQNVELDLAKKRAQEASQIKSEFLANMSHELRTPLNGVIGFARQLIKTPLHASQLDYIKTIDRSATNLLGIINDILDFSKLEAGKMELEKMPFSLRETVAETITIIAPSAQAKGLELVIDIDENVPEHVSGDAMRVNQIITNLVGNAIKFTDSGSVVFKVILVAETDDRVTLRCEVIDTGIGIDDSQQEYLFQAFGQADSSISRRFGGTGLGLVITKRLINKMGGQIGFTSSSEKGSNFWFILPLNLSQFQIGEVLPMDVLHGKSVLLYEPRTLTRETLNRRLISWQLSLTSVCSIDELTQTLAKPEPHYDYALISCHGFDTTQALGQQLQQARSKATSLILLHDCFEHETMVSQLRNSVDILVITPISDYALARQLIYPPAKNLIIPELAPEQSYQRQRMSVLAVDDNPANLMLIDTLLQEVVTNVVTASRGETAVELAKGQQFDLIFMDIQMPGIDGLAATRLIRQASMNRNTPIIAVTAHALSEEKESILNSGMDGYLPKPIDENSLKAVIERWVSKPKFTHFDLQTLNWEMCLTQVNQKQDLALEMLRMLVKSLPETIEHLEHALEEQSQDKMLYTVHKLHGASLYCGVPNTQKLCHALESSLKKLTPILDLEPEILELLDELTKVESAANQVITQLSADINHDQ from the coding sequence ATGAAAAGCGCTAATAATCTGACCAAATACAGTCTGCGCTCTTGGGTCTTGGTACTGGCATTAGCCCCAACCGTACTGGTCGGCATCCTACTGGGCAGCTATTTTACCATAAACCGCTTTTATGAGCTCGAAGAGACCTTGATTGCTCAAGGTCGAAGCATAGTGGAGCCCTTAGCGATTGCCAGCGAGTTCGGTCTATTGGCTGATAACCGTGAAGTCACCAAGCGTTTACTGTCCGCATCTCAGCTGAGTAATTCTGCCCTTATTCGCTCCATTGCCATCTTCGATATTCAAAATCATTTGTTTGTGACGTCCCATTATCACAAAGATTTCGAAAGCATGCGTTATAAAGAAGCGCTGGAGCGTTTAAATCCAGATGAATTTGAGACCTTGGAAGATTCGCTCATCATACGTATGCCAATTGTCTCAAATACTGGCAAGGCTGGCATCAACTTATTTGCCCAAACTGGCACAGCCAGCCCCAATGCCCACCCAGGAACTAGCCAGGCCGTCCCCGCAGCAAGCATGGAAACCAAAGAGGGCCAACAATTACTGGGCTACATTGCCATTTTGCTCAATAAAGAGAATGCCTTATTGGAGCAACACAGGGCCGCCATTGCCGCCTTCGTTATTGTGCTCATTGGGGTGCAGTTCAATTTATTCTTCACCTTCCGCTTAGTGAAACACGTAAACTTCCCCATCACCGAGATGGTGCGGGTGGTGGCAAAAATTCGTGAAGGCAAGTTGGATGCTCGCTTGGATGGCAACCTTATCGGTGAGTTGGACTTATTGAAACGTGGCATTAATGCCATGGCAGGTTCTTTAAGCGAATACCATGATGAAATGCAGCAGAATATCGATCAGGCAACCTTCGATCTCAGGGAAACCTTAGAGCAGATTGAAATACAAAACGTCGAACTCGACTTAGCCAAGAAACGCGCCCAGGAAGCGAGCCAAATTAAATCTGAGTTCTTGGCCAACATGTCCCATGAACTGCGCACCCCTCTCAATGGAGTAATAGGCTTTGCAAGGCAACTGATTAAAACCCCACTGCATGCCAGTCAGCTGGACTACATTAAAACCATCGACCGCAGCGCCACTAACCTCCTAGGCATTATCAACGACATTTTAGACTTCTCTAAACTTGAAGCTGGCAAGATGGAATTGGAAAAAATGCCTTTTTCACTGCGTGAAACTGTCGCCGAAACCATCACCATCATAGCCCCTAGCGCGCAAGCTAAAGGGCTTGAGCTAGTGATAGACATAGATGAAAATGTCCCTGAGCACGTCAGCGGCGATGCCATGCGTGTCAACCAAATCATCACCAACCTTGTGGGCAATGCCATTAAGTTTACCGACTCAGGCAGTGTGGTGTTTAAAGTAATTCTGGTGGCTGAAACGGACGATAGAGTGACCCTGCGCTGTGAAGTCATAGACACAGGGATTGGCATAGATGACAGTCAGCAAGAATACCTGTTTCAAGCCTTTGGCCAAGCCGACTCCTCCATATCGCGCCGTTTTGGCGGCACCGGACTCGGTCTTGTTATCACCAAGCGTTTGATCAATAAAATGGGCGGCCAGATAGGCTTTACCTCAAGCAGTGAAAAGGGATCAAACTTTTGGTTTATTCTGCCCTTAAATTTGAGTCAATTTCAAATCGGTGAAGTCTTACCTATGGACGTGTTGCACGGCAAATCTGTGCTCCTGTACGAGCCGCGCACCTTAACCCGTGAGACGCTTAACCGGCGTTTAATTTCATGGCAATTGTCACTAACCAGTGTGTGCAGCATAGATGAACTCACCCAGACCTTAGCCAAGCCCGAACCCCATTATGATTATGCCCTTATCAGCTGCCATGGATTCGATACCACCCAAGCCTTAGGCCAGCAATTGCAACAAGCCAGATCTAAGGCCACTAGCCTTATCCTGTTGCATGACTGCTTTGAGCACGAAACCATGGTCAGTCAATTGCGTAACAGCGTCGATATCTTGGTTATCACGCCCATCAGCGATTACGCCTTGGCAAGGCAGTTGATATACCCACCAGCAAAAAACCTCATCATCCCAGAGCTTGCACCAGAGCAAAGCTATCAAAGACAACGCATGTCCGTGCTCGCCGTTGATGATAATCCGGCAAACCTTATGCTTATCGATACCTTGCTGCAAGAAGTGGTTACCAATGTAGTTACCGCGAGTCGAGGTGAAACTGCGGTCGAGCTTGCCAAGGGCCAACAATTTGATCTGATTTTCATGGATATCCAAATGCCTGGCATAGATGGACTCGCGGCAACCAGGCTTATTCGTCAAGCCTCGATGAACCGCAACACCCCTATCATAGCGGTCACGGCTCACGCCTTGTCGGAAGAGAAAGAGAGTATTCTTAACAGTGGTATGGACGGTTATTTACCTAAACCTATAGATGAAAATTCCCTTAAGGCCGTAATTGAGCGTTGGGTCAGCAAGCCTAAATTTACCCATTTTGATTTACAGACCCTAAACTGGGAAATGTGTCTCACCCAAGTGAATCAAAAGCAAGATTTGGCCTTAGAGATGCTCAGGATGCTGGTTAAATCCCTGCCTGAGACCATAGAACACCTAGAACACGCCTTAGAGGAACAAAGCCAAGACAAGATGCTGTACACAGTTCACAAGTTGCATGGTGCGAGCCTCTACTGCGGCGTGCCTAATACTCAGAAACTCTGTCATGCGCTCGAGTCCTCACTTAAGAAATTAACGCCCATTCTTGATCTCGAACCGGAAATACTAGAGTTACTTGACGAGTTAACTAAGGTAGAATCGGCAGCAAATCAAGTGATAACACAGCTATCAGCGGATATTAACCATGACCAATAA